A window of the Narcine bancroftii isolate sNarBan1 chromosome 4, sNarBan1.hap1, whole genome shotgun sequence genome harbors these coding sequences:
- the mrpl57 gene encoding large ribosomal subunit protein mL63, whose protein sequence is MFLTTFLLRKGIPGKQWIGKYRRPRQITWQMKRNVIQRLEIEKETEYWLSRPWMTLEQERGHAAQRRAEQWEAFKAAKAATFPASKYIEDHLNHLNVTKKWGD, encoded by the coding sequence ATGTTTCTTACAACATTTTTgcttagaaaaggaattccaggcaAACAATGGATAGGAAAATACAGACGTCCCAGACAAATTACCTGGCAAATGAAACGTAATGTAATTCAAAGGCTGGAGATTGAAAAAGAGACTGAATACTGGCTCAGTCGCCCTTGGATGACTCTGGAACAAGAACGGGGCCATGCAGCACAACGCAGAGCTGAGCAGTGGGAAGCTTTCAAGGCTGCCAAAGCTGCAACGTTTCCTGCATCAAAGTACATTGAAGATCATCTAAACCACCTAAATGTAACCAAAAAATGGGGAGATTGA